Proteins encoded by one window of Chondromyces crocatus:
- a CDS encoding FG-GAP repeat domain-containing protein, with protein sequence MSWRRALAVASAAGVVLVARPGAAEWLVARHDTARTGAALTPGNIDKPAQYWRSFLGGALRGGGMLVGDTDGDGAVDVLHAAGGRLALVRPDGQILWQTENLGIQVVIDVLDLDGDGRLDVIARSVGEAMVVDGRNGTLRWRQPSGEMGTISATRIADFDGDGRPDLFLDRCGCCAVEGTSPGGELYAFPGGTITPIKLGPLPPRARCGVGASTVGDWNGDGIPDLLLPSGDALLLTTSTGSVLAQSAPLAPLIGAARCEAVNLDGQPGDEVVCLHSVTAAHQDGRRVFALAYRPGQTPALQVLWDERLGESADGELRAPGKLLWDLDGDGVLEIVVSTRQPGNTWNTHILHASTGATQLLLPGHLAHAVLEPGGAARTLVTATGTTLHGHRVQLGASPQALHRWERPARRVPSQTDRPLGRRSSFTDGPVLLTLQDGARAFLLETTDTPTRLETHRLDPIGLTHDATYTLDEGVGIAALAAIPHAPPLDPPARLVVSRNDGYVALLDGALTPQNLLREGNETLPGMRIGTYVTGDGGMFVFGRAPLAGRFIPGAPAESALVVDARGDLVRIDALTASNVSPARPNIRLPGGTGASLFRTSPGSPLSIAYLQQRRPATDPPTHLVSVVDHEGHPQLTASLDRAPAWDVLPGDLDADGLPDLAFMTVNAASEVHVHAMTLAGTARWIQPLTAQFGTSPLALADWNGDGATDVALAINTARIHDGRTGQLLAETPTGSFLAYFLPIPLHVTGDPRPELTLQGGLYPARTLAHDLATTHWQGPDDRPYPYGAIATCNGIPTLVEGSSIHPARLAVTPLAGPAIGGRRSLVLAGGSAFDSEAAATAAGATLGQLGDVAVSSRLHPTHGGPTALVGATDGHLYAVDPCATTLRWSHRFDAPVGAPILADTDGDGADDILVSVADGYLYGLRHEILPAPAWVWDVDPPKGLTDDDIDLIETESTLHAAWAPVPGATSYELAIVGAAGTYLTSPAWTDVGNVTAASTQHLPLEDGAKYYVGVRAIGPEGRGPDRPSDGVVVNFVKGASSVSGAGGGSSGVGGAGGDGTGGVGTGGRRDYDEVLLWGRACVCRFGVAPGASWGLWSLAALTGIAVGRRWSSARHSSSRRRHRDLRS encoded by the coding sequence ATGAGCTGGCGACGTGCTCTGGCGGTGGCGAGCGCGGCCGGGGTGGTGCTCGTGGCGCGCCCCGGTGCGGCCGAGTGGCTGGTCGCGCGCCACGACACCGCGCGCACGGGCGCAGCGCTCACCCCGGGCAACATCGACAAGCCGGCCCAGTACTGGCGCTCGTTCCTCGGCGGCGCCCTGCGCGGCGGCGGCATGCTCGTCGGTGACACCGACGGTGACGGAGCGGTCGACGTGCTGCACGCGGCCGGCGGTCGCCTCGCCCTGGTGCGGCCCGACGGCCAGATCCTCTGGCAAACGGAGAACCTCGGCATCCAGGTGGTCATCGACGTCCTGGACCTGGACGGCGACGGTCGCCTGGACGTCATCGCCCGCAGCGTCGGCGAAGCGATGGTCGTCGACGGCCGGAACGGCACCCTGCGCTGGCGCCAGCCGTCGGGCGAGATGGGCACCATCAGCGCCACGCGCATCGCCGACTTCGACGGCGATGGCCGCCCCGATCTCTTCCTCGACCGCTGCGGCTGCTGCGCCGTCGAGGGCACGAGCCCCGGCGGCGAGCTCTACGCCTTCCCCGGCGGCACGATCACCCCCATCAAACTCGGCCCCCTCCCTCCCCGCGCTCGCTGCGGCGTCGGTGCGAGCACCGTCGGCGACTGGAACGGCGACGGCATCCCGGATCTGCTCCTCCCCAGCGGCGACGCCCTGCTCCTCACGACGTCCACGGGCAGCGTGCTCGCGCAGTCTGCGCCCCTCGCCCCCCTCATCGGCGCCGCCCGCTGCGAGGCCGTGAACCTCGACGGCCAGCCAGGCGACGAAGTGGTCTGCCTGCACAGCGTCACCGCGGCCCACCAGGACGGGCGACGCGTCTTCGCGCTCGCCTACCGACCGGGCCAGACCCCCGCCTTGCAGGTGCTCTGGGACGAGCGCCTCGGCGAGTCCGCGGACGGCGAGCTGCGCGCACCCGGAAAGCTCCTCTGGGACCTCGACGGCGACGGCGTGCTGGAGATCGTCGTCAGCACCAGGCAGCCCGGCAACACCTGGAACACCCACATCCTGCACGCCTCCACCGGCGCCACCCAGCTCCTGCTCCCGGGCCACCTCGCCCACGCCGTGCTCGAACCCGGCGGCGCCGCCCGCACCCTCGTCACCGCGACCGGCACCACCCTCCACGGCCACCGCGTCCAGCTCGGCGCCTCCCCGCAAGCGCTGCACCGCTGGGAGCGCCCTGCGCGCCGCGTCCCTTCGCAGACCGACCGACCGCTCGGCCGACGTTCGAGCTTCACCGACGGCCCCGTCCTGCTCACCCTGCAAGACGGCGCGCGCGCCTTCCTTCTCGAGACGACCGACACCCCGACCCGCCTCGAAACGCACCGCCTCGACCCCATCGGCCTCACCCACGACGCCACCTACACCCTCGACGAAGGCGTCGGCATCGCCGCCCTCGCTGCCATACCGCACGCGCCTCCCCTCGATCCCCCCGCGCGCCTCGTCGTGTCCCGCAACGACGGCTACGTCGCGCTCCTCGACGGCGCCCTCACCCCGCAGAACCTCCTCCGCGAGGGCAACGAGACCCTCCCTGGCATGCGCATCGGCACCTACGTCACCGGCGACGGCGGCATGTTCGTCTTCGGCCGCGCCCCCCTCGCCGGACGCTTCATCCCGGGCGCCCCTGCCGAGAGCGCCCTCGTCGTCGACGCCCGCGGCGACCTCGTCCGCATCGACGCCCTCACCGCCAGCAACGTCAGCCCTGCCCGCCCCAACATCCGCCTCCCGGGCGGCACCGGCGCCTCCCTCTTTCGCACGAGCCCCGGGTCCCCCCTGTCCATCGCCTACCTCCAGCAGCGCAGGCCTGCGACCGACCCCCCCACGCACCTCGTGTCCGTCGTCGACCACGAGGGCCACCCCCAGCTCACTGCTTCCCTCGACCGCGCTCCTGCGTGGGACGTGCTCCCGGGCGACCTCGACGCCGACGGCCTCCCCGACCTCGCCTTCATGACCGTCAACGCCGCCTCCGAGGTCCACGTCCACGCCATGACCCTCGCCGGCACCGCTCGCTGGATCCAGCCCCTCACCGCGCAGTTCGGCACCTCGCCCCTCGCCCTCGCCGACTGGAACGGCGACGGCGCCACCGACGTCGCGCTCGCCATCAACACCGCCCGCATCCACGACGGCCGCACCGGCCAGCTCCTCGCCGAGACCCCGACCGGCTCGTTCCTCGCCTACTTCCTGCCCATCCCCTTGCACGTCACCGGCGACCCCCGCCCCGAGCTGACCTTGCAAGGCGGCCTCTACCCCGCGCGCACCCTCGCCCACGACCTCGCGACCACCCACTGGCAAGGCCCCGACGATCGCCCTTACCCCTACGGCGCCATCGCCACCTGCAACGGCATCCCCACCCTCGTCGAAGGCTCCTCGATCCACCCGGCGCGCCTCGCAGTCACCCCCCTCGCCGGCCCTGCGATCGGCGGTCGCCGCTCCCTCGTCCTCGCTGGCGGCAGCGCCTTCGACAGCGAAGCCGCGGCCACCGCTGCCGGCGCCACGCTCGGCCAGCTCGGCGACGTCGCCGTCTCGTCTCGCCTCCACCCGACCCACGGCGGCCCCACCGCCCTCGTCGGCGCCACCGACGGCCACCTCTACGCCGTCGACCCGTGCGCCACCACGCTCCGCTGGAGCCACCGCTTCGACGCCCCCGTCGGCGCGCCCATCCTCGCCGACACCGACGGCGACGGCGCCGACGACATCCTCGTCAGCGTCGCCGACGGCTACCTCTACGGCCTCCGCCACGAGATCCTTCCCGCGCCCGCCTGGGTCTGGGACGTCGACCCTCCCAAGGGCCTGACCGACGACGACATCGACCTCATCGAGACCGAGAGCACCCTGCACGCCGCCTGGGCCCCCGTCCCTGGCGCCACCTCCTACGAACTCGCCATCGTCGGCGCCGCCGGCACCTACCTCACCTCCCCGGCCTGGACCGACGTGGGCAACGTGACCGCCGCCTCCACCCAGCACCTCCCCCTGGAAGACGGCGCGAAGTACTACGTCGGCGTGCGCGCCATCGGCCCCGAAGGACGCGGACCGGACCGCCCCTCGGACGGCGTCGTCGTGAACTTCGTGAAAGGCGCGAGCAGCGTCAGCGGCGCAGGTGGCGGTAGCAGCGGCGTCGGCGGCGCGGGTGGCGACGGGACCGGCGGTGTCGGGACGGGAGGCCGCCGAGATTACGACGAGGTGTTGCTCTGGGGCCGTGCCTGCGTCTGCCGCTTCGGCGTGGCTCCCGGCGCCTCCTGGGGCCTCTGGAGCCTCGCCGCGCTCACCGGGATCGCCGTCGGGCGCCGATGGAGCAGCGCGAGGCACAGCAGCTCACGCCGTCGACACCGCGACCTGCGCTCGTAG
- a CDS encoding TonB-dependent receptor domain-containing protein, translated as MARLFFPRLLLPLALLCAVTGAHAHDEVVPPQPGPQPEAVWPEGRPSTHDVVVPMVVVVRDDGTVAEAAVEVSVSPELDAAALTAARRWRFLPGTMGGKPVTARARVAVRFRGRSASGVASGGAGTTGAVAGGKAGSAAGAATGQGRGETAATGAVPAVQTAGGAAQGTQQAAQGTPQARQGTQRASQADEDLEVTVAGEAAPRSASESVRDRRVVRAAPRRTASDALQVVPGVFVSQHGGEGKAHQIFFRGFDAVHGQDMEIQVAGAPVNDVSNVHGQGYADLHFVMPEVISAIRASPGAYDPRQGDFAVAGTLRMDLGYDEPGVTARASAGSFGGRRLFLAYHPESAPAETFAAFEAYKTDGFGPARAADRQSFVAQAVHDFTPSVRGRLMASTYAGRFDSAGVLRFDDVALGRVDRFASYDPTQGGASTRTQVVAELASGDEVEGWALAPFFVMRSMRLRTNYTGFLIDRQAGDATQQINEATTVGATAHYRRKVPIFSERDGVEAGMYARNDWITQSQARLGAVDGRPTEALVDARVRATNVAGWVDATLRPVRRVSLRGGVRADGLAFTTVDEKGGQEQARSAQGLHVGGKGTVDVMVVPGLHALASVGQGFRSPQARSLGDGERTPFTRVLSGEAGVRYGNEALRASAAVFHTRLTDDLVFDERTGRNEPVPSTARTGLAFDVVATPTSWFTSSVGMTYTRAVFTASGERYEEGALLPYVPQVVVRSDMAVTPRLGTIAGHGLLGRLGFGATLLHRRPMPYGEMGHDAMVVDAGASVRYRFAELGIEAFNLLDATWFDGEFVYASSFQREGAVERLPARHVTVGPPRVLLVSLTLFVS; from the coding sequence GTGGCACGCCTCTTTTTCCCTCGGCTTCTGCTCCCGCTCGCCCTCCTGTGTGCCGTCACGGGGGCGCATGCGCACGACGAGGTCGTTCCGCCGCAGCCAGGGCCGCAGCCCGAGGCGGTGTGGCCGGAAGGGCGGCCGTCGACGCACGACGTCGTGGTGCCGATGGTGGTCGTCGTCCGTGACGACGGGACGGTGGCCGAGGCCGCCGTGGAGGTCAGCGTCAGTCCCGAGCTGGATGCGGCAGCGCTGACGGCGGCGCGGCGGTGGAGGTTCTTGCCAGGGACGATGGGGGGAAAGCCGGTCACGGCGAGGGCGCGCGTGGCGGTGCGGTTCCGAGGTCGGTCGGCGTCAGGGGTCGCTTCCGGGGGCGCTGGAACGACGGGCGCCGTTGCTGGGGGCAAGGCCGGGAGTGCGGCAGGAGCGGCGACGGGGCAGGGCAGGGGAGAGACGGCGGCGACGGGCGCGGTTCCGGCTGTGCAGACTGCGGGAGGCGCAGCACAGGGGACGCAGCAAGCAGCGCAGGGGACGCCGCAAGCGAGGCAGGGAACGCAGCGGGCGTCGCAAGCCGACGAGGACCTGGAGGTCACCGTCGCGGGAGAGGCGGCGCCGCGCAGCGCATCGGAGAGCGTGCGGGATCGGCGGGTGGTGCGGGCGGCGCCGCGGCGGACGGCGAGTGATGCGCTCCAGGTGGTGCCGGGGGTGTTCGTCTCGCAGCACGGGGGCGAGGGGAAGGCGCACCAGATCTTTTTCCGCGGGTTCGACGCGGTGCACGGGCAAGACATGGAGATCCAGGTCGCGGGCGCGCCCGTGAACGACGTGTCGAACGTGCACGGGCAAGGGTACGCGGATCTGCACTTCGTCATGCCGGAGGTGATCTCGGCGATCCGCGCGTCACCGGGCGCGTACGATCCACGGCAAGGGGATTTCGCGGTGGCGGGGACGCTGCGGATGGACCTCGGCTACGACGAGCCGGGGGTGACGGCGCGGGCGAGTGCGGGGTCGTTCGGGGGGCGTCGGTTGTTCCTCGCGTACCATCCGGAGAGCGCGCCGGCGGAGACGTTCGCCGCGTTCGAGGCGTACAAGACCGATGGGTTCGGGCCAGCGCGGGCGGCGGATCGGCAGAGCTTCGTGGCGCAGGCGGTGCACGACTTCACGCCGTCGGTGCGCGGGCGGCTCATGGCGTCGACGTACGCAGGGCGGTTCGACTCGGCAGGGGTGCTGCGGTTCGACGACGTGGCGCTGGGGCGGGTGGACAGGTTCGCGTCGTACGATCCGACGCAAGGGGGAGCGTCGACGCGGACGCAGGTGGTGGCGGAGCTCGCCTCGGGGGACGAGGTGGAGGGGTGGGCGCTCGCGCCGTTCTTCGTGATGCGGTCGATGCGCTTGCGGACGAACTACACGGGGTTTCTGATCGACCGGCAGGCGGGGGACGCGACGCAGCAGATCAACGAGGCGACGACGGTGGGGGCGACGGCGCACTACCGGCGGAAGGTGCCGATCTTCTCGGAGCGTGACGGGGTGGAGGCGGGGATGTACGCGCGGAACGACTGGATCACGCAGTCGCAAGCGCGGCTCGGCGCGGTGGATGGGCGGCCGACGGAGGCGCTGGTGGACGCGCGGGTGCGCGCGACGAACGTGGCGGGGTGGGTGGACGCGACGCTGCGGCCGGTGCGGCGGGTCTCGCTGCGCGGTGGGGTGCGCGCGGATGGGCTGGCCTTCACGACGGTGGACGAGAAGGGCGGGCAGGAGCAGGCGCGGTCGGCACAAGGGCTGCACGTCGGAGGGAAGGGGACGGTGGACGTGATGGTGGTGCCCGGGCTGCACGCGCTGGCGAGCGTGGGGCAGGGGTTCCGGTCGCCGCAAGCGCGCAGCCTGGGAGACGGAGAGCGGACGCCGTTCACGCGGGTGCTGTCGGGGGAAGCAGGGGTTCGCTACGGGAACGAGGCGCTGCGGGCGTCGGCGGCGGTGTTCCACACGCGGCTCACCGACGATCTGGTGTTCGACGAGCGGACCGGGCGCAACGAGCCGGTGCCGTCGACGGCGCGGACGGGGCTCGCGTTCGATGTCGTGGCGACGCCGACGTCGTGGTTCACGTCGAGCGTGGGGATGACGTACACGCGCGCGGTCTTCACGGCCTCGGGCGAGCGGTACGAGGAGGGCGCGTTGCTGCCCTACGTGCCGCAGGTGGTGGTGCGCTCGGACATGGCGGTGACGCCGCGGCTGGGGACGATCGCGGGGCACGGGCTGCTGGGGCGGCTGGGCTTCGGGGCGACGCTGCTGCACCGCCGGCCGATGCCGTACGGGGAGATGGGGCACGACGCGATGGTCGTCGATGCGGGGGCGTCGGTCCGGTATCGGTTCGCGGAGCTGGGGATCGAGGCGTTCAACCTGCTCGATGCGACCTGGTTCGATGGCGAGTTCGTCTACGCCTCCAGCTTTCAGCGGGAGGGCGCCGTCGAGCGCTTGCCCGCGCGCCACGTGACGGTGGGGCCACCTCGGGTCCTGCTGGTGTCGTTGACCCTGTTCGTTTCGTGA
- a CDS encoding acyl-CoA desaturase, with amino-acid sequence MAIALFLIAHSTLAVFFQTFFLHRYAAHRMFTCSPRWERAFYLLTWVTQGSSFLVPRAYAVLHRMHHAYSDTPKDPHSPRHASGFLSMMWKTKERYHNLVIRKETPEPRFDGGTPEWPALDRLGDAWLVRVAWGTAYTLFYVAFATAWWQFLLLPVHYLIGPMHGAIVNWCGHRYGYRNFDSDDDSRNTLVFDFITLGELFQNNHHKYGQRPNFAVRWFEVDPAYQVMRVLDAVGIIRLGEKPSRARRLAGEEASSTAGPVATTGEA; translated from the coding sequence ATGGCGATCGCCCTTTTTCTCATCGCCCACTCCACCCTCGCCGTCTTCTTCCAGACCTTCTTCCTGCACCGTTACGCCGCGCACCGCATGTTCACCTGCTCGCCTCGCTGGGAGCGGGCGTTCTATCTGCTCACCTGGGTCACCCAGGGCTCGTCGTTCCTCGTCCCGCGTGCCTATGCCGTGCTGCACCGCATGCACCACGCTTATAGCGACACGCCGAAGGATCCGCACTCGCCGCGGCACGCCTCCGGTTTTCTGTCGATGATGTGGAAGACCAAGGAGCGGTATCACAATCTCGTCATCCGCAAGGAGACGCCCGAGCCTCGCTTCGACGGCGGCACCCCCGAGTGGCCCGCCCTGGATCGCCTCGGCGATGCCTGGCTGGTGCGCGTCGCCTGGGGGACGGCCTACACGCTGTTCTACGTGGCGTTCGCCACGGCGTGGTGGCAATTCCTGCTGCTCCCGGTTCATTACCTGATCGGACCGATGCACGGCGCCATCGTGAACTGGTGCGGGCACCGCTATGGCTACCGCAACTTCGACAGCGACGACGACTCGCGCAACACCCTGGTGTTCGATTTCATCACGCTGGGGGAGCTGTTCCAGAACAACCACCACAAATATGGGCAGCGGCCGAACTTCGCGGTGCGCTGGTTCGAGGTCGACCCTGCTTACCAGGTGATGCGCGTGCTCGACGCCGTGGGGATCATCCGGCTCGGCGAGAAGCCGTCGCGCGCGCGGCGCCTGGCTGGAGAAGAGGCGAGCAGCACCGCGGGGCCGGTGGCGACGACGGGCGAGGCGTAG
- a CDS encoding GumC family protein, with the protein MTTSSSDSSSRSPEPAAPGGASGPRPTVSGGRIPGTPPALNIVMAWRTVRKHWVIALATAVGVFLLVAFYTLGQKKIYQATATIQFDPNPPRPLGRGVDAVVEMGTGSYWNNREYYETQYKIIQSMRVALAVVRDLSLHNDSAFLENLPPGRPGSGKTVTPEEAAEVLRERLAVDPVKESRLAIVRFTDADAQRAQRVLSVVVNTYVEQNLEDVLASTDSAVEWLRTQLDKLKGDLEASEMALHEYKIDKHILSVAIDDQSNMLREEMKQLNEALTLVRTRREEFRARRDELAKVKASDPVDLPSSELLQSVTLQTLRERYEETVREQKALLGEGKGPRHPDMRAAEERVGATKAALLSEVKNIQGALDRDLAVVSRQEGALAGLFGRAQKQAFDLNLLEIEYNRLRRSKDNTEKLYALVLERTKEADLTRMMRVNNIRVPDPPLVQRKPIRPRVPMNLAAGLLAGVGLGVAAALGRAMLDRTLKTPDDVEQELGLPFLGLLPEISPEEKHAKGKRPRPRRGGRGGGTSRELIVHEQPFSGAAEAARAVRTNLLFMAPDNPYRILLITSAGPSEGKTTVACCIATAMAQAEQRVIMVDCDLRRPRLHRVFGKGTDVGVTTALLDGELPSDEVMRTEVPNLWVLPAGPLPPNPAELFHSARFRMLLDQLSARFDRVIIDSPPVVAVTDAAILSTLSEGTVLVARAFKTQRELARHGVKSLLDVGGTAAGVVLNAVDLDRQEYRYYHYYSYKKEGYYGQVDGDPEARPDDRPGDSAAAS; encoded by the coding sequence GTGACGACTTCCTCCTCCGACTCCTCCTCGCGATCGCCAGAGCCTGCGGCTCCGGGGGGCGCCTCCGGTCCGCGCCCCACGGTCTCCGGGGGACGCATCCCGGGGACGCCGCCAGCGCTGAACATCGTCATGGCCTGGCGGACGGTGCGGAAGCACTGGGTCATCGCCCTCGCCACGGCGGTCGGGGTGTTCCTGCTGGTGGCGTTTTACACGCTCGGGCAGAAGAAAATTTACCAGGCCACGGCCACCATCCAGTTCGACCCCAACCCGCCCAGGCCGCTGGGGCGCGGGGTCGACGCGGTGGTGGAGATGGGGACCGGGTCGTACTGGAACAACCGCGAGTACTACGAGACCCAGTACAAGATCATCCAGTCGATGCGCGTCGCCCTCGCCGTGGTGCGCGATCTGAGCTTGCACAACGACAGCGCGTTCCTGGAGAACCTGCCGCCCGGTCGGCCCGGGTCGGGGAAGACGGTGACGCCCGAGGAGGCCGCGGAGGTGCTGCGCGAGCGCCTCGCGGTGGATCCGGTGAAGGAAAGCCGGCTCGCGATCGTGCGCTTCACCGACGCCGACGCCCAGCGCGCGCAGCGGGTGCTGTCCGTGGTGGTGAACACGTACGTCGAGCAGAACCTGGAGGACGTGCTCGCCTCCACCGACTCGGCCGTCGAGTGGCTGCGCACGCAGCTCGACAAGCTGAAGGGGGATCTCGAAGCCAGCGAGATGGCGCTGCACGAGTACAAGATCGACAAGCACATCCTCTCGGTGGCCATCGACGATCAGTCGAACATGCTGCGCGAGGAGATGAAGCAGCTCAACGAGGCGCTCACGCTGGTGCGCACGCGCCGCGAGGAGTTCCGCGCGCGCCGTGACGAGCTGGCGAAGGTCAAGGCGTCCGATCCGGTGGACCTGCCCTCGTCGGAGCTGCTCCAGAGCGTCACCTTGCAGACCTTGCGGGAGCGCTACGAGGAGACGGTGCGCGAGCAGAAGGCGCTGCTCGGTGAGGGGAAGGGACCGCGCCACCCGGACATGCGCGCCGCGGAGGAGCGGGTCGGGGCGACGAAGGCGGCGCTGCTCTCCGAGGTGAAGAACATCCAGGGCGCGCTCGATCGCGACCTCGCGGTCGTCTCCCGGCAGGAGGGCGCGCTCGCCGGACTCTTCGGGCGGGCGCAGAAGCAAGCCTTCGATCTGAACCTGCTGGAGATCGAGTACAACCGCCTGCGCCGGAGCAAGGACAACACCGAGAAGCTCTACGCGCTCGTCCTGGAGCGGACGAAAGAGGCGGATCTGACGCGCATGATGCGGGTGAACAACATCCGCGTGCCAGACCCGCCGCTGGTGCAGCGCAAGCCCATCCGGCCGCGTGTACCGATGAACCTCGCGGCAGGGCTGCTCGCGGGCGTGGGTCTCGGAGTGGCGGCGGCGCTCGGACGGGCGATGCTCGACCGCACGCTGAAGACGCCGGACGACGTGGAGCAAGAGCTGGGCTTGCCGTTCCTGGGGCTCTTGCCGGAGATCTCTCCCGAGGAGAAGCACGCCAAGGGGAAGCGGCCGAGGCCGAGGCGCGGGGGTCGCGGCGGAGGGACGTCACGCGAGCTGATCGTGCACGAGCAGCCGTTCAGCGGGGCTGCCGAGGCGGCGCGCGCCGTCCGGACCAACCTGCTGTTCATGGCGCCCGACAACCCGTACCGCATCCTGCTCATCACGAGCGCGGGGCCGTCGGAAGGCAAGACCACCGTCGCGTGCTGCATCGCCACGGCGATGGCGCAGGCCGAGCAGCGGGTGATCATGGTGGACTGCGATCTGCGCCGGCCGCGCCTGCACCGGGTCTTCGGGAAGGGGACCGACGTCGGCGTCACCACCGCGCTGCTCGACGGCGAGCTGCCGAGCGACGAGGTGATGCGCACCGAGGTCCCGAACCTGTGGGTGCTCCCCGCGGGGCCGCTGCCGCCGAACCCGGCGGAGCTGTTCCACAGCGCGCGCTTCCGGATGCTGCTGGATCAGCTTTCGGCGCGCTTCGACCGGGTGATCATCGACAGCCCGCCCGTCGTGGCGGTGACGGACGCGGCGATCCTCTCCACCCTGTCCGAGGGGACGGTGCTCGTCGCGCGTGCCTTCAAGACGCAGCGGGAGCTGGCACGGCACGGGGTGAAGTCGCTGCTCGACGTGGGGGGCACGGCGGCGGGCGTGGTGCTGAACGCGGTCGATCTCGATCGGCAGGAGTACCGCTACTACCACTACTATTCGTACAAGAAGGAAGGCTACTACGGGCAGGTCGACGGCGACCCCGAGGCCCGCCCCGACGATCGCCCCGGTGACTCGGCCGCGGCGTCCTGA
- a CDS encoding glutathione S-transferase family protein, with product MIRVSAFRWVPPFAQGVVRELRVRWALEEVGLPYEELLIGPEDQRTEVYRALQPFGQVPAYEEDGLVMFESGAIVLHIAERSEVLLPRDAKGRARATTWMFAALNSVEPPIQNLAEIDIFARDEAWAKEHRPAAVEAVKKRLSGVAAWLGDREYLEDRFTAGDLLMTTVLRILRHTDLVAQMPALDAYRMRCEARPAFQRAMASHMAPFARNAPPAT from the coding sequence ATGATCAGGGTGAGCGCGTTTCGCTGGGTTCCGCCCTTTGCTCAGGGGGTGGTGCGTGAGCTCCGGGTGCGCTGGGCGCTGGAGGAGGTGGGGCTGCCTTACGAGGAGCTGCTGATCGGGCCGGAGGACCAGCGTACCGAGGTGTACCGCGCGCTCCAGCCGTTCGGTCAGGTGCCGGCGTACGAGGAGGATGGGCTCGTGATGTTCGAGTCCGGCGCCATCGTGCTGCACATCGCCGAGCGCTCGGAGGTGCTCTTGCCGCGGGATGCGAAGGGGCGCGCGCGCGCCACCACCTGGATGTTCGCTGCGCTGAACTCGGTGGAGCCGCCCATCCAGAACCTGGCCGAGATCGACATCTTCGCCAGGGACGAGGCATGGGCGAAGGAGCACCGGCCCGCCGCGGTGGAGGCCGTGAAGAAGCGGCTCTCTGGCGTGGCCGCGTGGCTGGGCGATCGGGAGTACCTCGAAGATCGGTTCACGGCAGGGGATCTGCTCATGACGACGGTCCTGCGCATCCTCCGCCACACGGATCTGGTCGCGCAGATGCCGGCGCTCGACGCCTACCGCATGCGCTGTGAGGCGCGGCCCGCATTCCAGCGCGCGATGGCCTCGCACATGGCGCCCTTTGCCAGGAACGCGCCGCCCGCGACCTGA
- a CDS encoding Uma2 family endonuclease, with amino-acid sequence MGNPAEKRPVAATYADLEAVPPHMVGEIIAGTLFMSPRPAPKHAMASSTLGMVLGSPFQLGVGGPGGWWILDEPELHLGDDVLVPDLAGWRRERMPRLPESAHFPLAPDWICEVLSPSTAEDDCYDKLPVYAREGVSWAWLVDPIERALEIHHLSPRKRWETEMLAKASAVVRAAPFDAIELPLSVLWEA; translated from the coding sequence ATGGGCAATCCGGCAGAAAAACGACCGGTAGCAGCCACGTACGCCGATCTCGAGGCTGTACCTCCGCACATGGTCGGCGAGATCATCGCGGGCACCCTCTTCATGTCGCCCCGACCGGCACCGAAGCATGCCATGGCCTCCTCCACCCTCGGGATGGTGCTCGGGTCGCCGTTCCAGCTCGGCGTTGGCGGCCCGGGCGGGTGGTGGATCCTCGACGAGCCCGAGCTTCACCTGGGTGACGACGTCCTCGTGCCGGACCTTGCCGGCTGGCGCCGCGAGCGGATGCCTCGCCTCCCCGAGTCAGCCCACTTCCCGCTCGCCCCCGACTGGATCTGCGAGGTCCTCTCCCCGTCCACCGCGGAGGACGATTGCTACGACAAACTCCCTGTCTACGCACGCGAAGGCGTCTCGTGGGCCTGGCTCGTCGACCCCATCGAACGCGCCCTGGAGATCCACCACCTCAGCCCGCGGAAGCGCTGGGAGACGGAGATGCTCGCCAAGGCCAGCGCCGTCGTGCGGGCCGCCCCGTTCGACGCCATCGAGCTGCCGCTCTCGGTCCTCTGGGAGGCGTGA
- the mug gene encoding G/U mismatch-specific DNA glycosylase, whose product MKRPTRDELAAAHGRRIPDRIAQDLKVLFCGINPSLYSAAVGHHFARPGNRFWPALHASGITPRRFSPEEDVDMVQLGYGLTNVVSRATATADELDADELRAGGKTLARKVARYRPRVLAVLGVGAYRTAFGFPRAALGLQDQPLGNAVVWVLPNPSGLNAHYQLGELAKRFAELRHAVG is encoded by the coding sequence ATGAAGCGACCCACCCGTGACGAGCTCGCGGCAGCGCACGGCCGCCGCATTCCCGATCGCATTGCGCAGGACCTGAAGGTGCTGTTCTGCGGGATCAACCCCAGCTTGTATTCGGCGGCCGTCGGGCACCATTTCGCGCGCCCTGGCAATCGGTTCTGGCCGGCGCTGCACGCGTCGGGGATCACGCCGCGACGGTTCAGTCCAGAGGAGGACGTGGACATGGTGCAGCTCGGGTACGGGCTGACCAACGTGGTGTCGCGCGCGACGGCCACGGCCGACGAGCTGGACGCCGACGAGCTGCGCGCCGGAGGAAAAACGCTGGCCCGCAAGGTGGCGCGTTACCGACCGCGGGTGCTCGCGGTGCTCGGCGTGGGGGCTTACCGGACGGCGTTCGGGTTTCCGCGCGCAGCCCTGGGGCTACAGGATCAACCGCTGGGGAACGCGGTGGTGTGGGTGCTGCCGAATCCGAGCGGCCTCAATGCCCATTATCAGCTCGGGGAGCTGGCCAAGCGGTTCGCCGAGCTGCGGCACGCCGTCGGGTGA